The Rhinolophus sinicus isolate RSC01 linkage group LG07, ASM3656204v1, whole genome shotgun sequence genomic interval CCTGTCGTGTCTGTGATGAGAGAAACAGAGTCCCAGTTACTGCCAGATGTCGGGACTATTGTAACCTGTAAGGTAGGTTAGTCCTAACTTCCCTGCTTAGGACACCTGTCCAATGCTGAAATCATGATCATTGTAGAACTGCActgttcaatatggtagccactagccacatatggccatttaaatttaagtaaattaaaaatttaaatttatttatcagttccactagctacatttcaagccATATTGGTCAACACAGAACATTTCTGTCGTCACAGAAAGTTTTACTGGACTGTGCTGGTCTAGAAATTTCTAGGATAATGATCAAGGCAGCCAAGTCAGGCTTGCGTAGTTCTTTCACAGAGCTGGTTCcctgagtgtgtatatatatatatatatatatatatatattttacctgtGTCTGGGAGGTAGGTGCACCAAATGGTGGTAAGGAGGCCTATTTTTGAATTTCTGAAGTGAGACCTTTTTCTGCAGAGAAGCAAGAGACTTGAATACGGTAGCGTTCCTATTAAACGTAAAGTCTTCTAGGATGTTTCATGGGAAGTACAAATTAATACTGTAATGATCAGTAAGTATAATATATCATCCTACCCTCTACCAAGTTAAATTAACTTGGAGCTCttagtttatttctttatacATTGCTCCAGCAGAAAATCTATGTGTAATTCTGAAAATAACTAGGGAGGCAGTAATCCAGATATTATGCAGCagctgaaatgtacacttaaattCCATCCACTACACAGGCCTCTGTTAAAGGTCTCAATTTGCTATAATGCCCTGTGTCTATGCTAgacttctgtatttttcaaaatctaaaccatattatttcatttgattcccACAGTAACTCTTAGAGTGGCTcttatcccattttacatatatcaCTTACGCAGGGATAAGTAGGAGTTAACTTGTCTTAAATTCTAAACTTAGTTGGGTTGCTTGGATGAAAATCCTGATAATTCCTAGTTTATTGATGCCTCCTTGAGCTGACAACTACTAATACTCTAATCTTTTCTCTGCTCCACAGGTCTCTAGTATCAATTCACGCTTTGCCAAAGTACACATCCTGTACGTGGGGTCCACACCACTTAAGAACTCTTTTCGAGGAACTATCCGGTAAGTATTTTTGTCGTCACGCTTGCCTCAGCACCTGGAATGATATAAGAATTCATAGGAACAATTACAGTTCCTGCTCCtgcttatttctttcctctttgtgcTTTGATTCACCCAGGTAGTGTCCGAAGAAAATACTGTAATTTATGAGTtaggacaaaaggaaaatattatagCAATGAGATAGGGCAtaagaataaagcaaaaagaaTTGAGCTAAGCTGAagataatcaaaacagaaagcattTTAGGAGTACCTTCCTTTCTTGAATTTAATATAGATTAAACCCAAGTATTGTAAGACATTATTATAAAGGTTAGTGGGCGaaatggtagattttttttttcccctgtggatTCTTTGAGAAGGGACAAACAGTTCTTATGAGGCAGATAGTTTAACTTCTGAGGCCCTTCCCAGCCTCATGATTCTGTGTAGTTCTAGAGTACTTCTGTGCAAGCCCTTCTAAAGCAGCAAAGTTCCTTATCTGTCTTGCCAGATCTGATCTGCTTTTCTCCAGTCAGAAGTATTGGATACTGCTGCTCTTTGTGATCTAAGAATGGGAAATatgattttctcctctgtgaagcctggTGATGCTTCTCCACCCTGCTCCTCCGGGTGACAGCTGGGTCCCAGTTACAACTTGTTCTCTCTGCTCTTAGTCTGCTAGGCATTGCAGGGTAATTCTTTCTCACAGATAACTAATCTttctgttaattctttttttacagCAAGGAAGATGTCCGAGCTACTGAAAAAGACAAGGTTGTtggttggttctttttctttttccccatggCTTTAGGCATCTCCATCCTTTTAAATTACTCCAATGAATTTCAAAGATCTGTAGGAATGTGGAGTCCAAAGAATTTGAAGATGTTCCCTACTGGAAAATGTGGGGGGACCTCACTGTCCCTTTCTTCTCCATATGATTTTGTTCACTCTGTTGACCAGAGGGGGGCTAGTTTACCCTTCGCTTTGAAGCCAAGTATTTATTCATTGCTATTCCCTCAGATTTACTCTGGACCCTTTCAGAGCCAACGATTGTACCTTATGCCCAAGTCAGATTCCTGATCAGTTTACTGGATTCaaaatctttcatttatattaggttggtgcaaaagtaattgcggtttttgcaattattaaccttttacaccacaattacttttgcaccagcctaatatgaTGGTGCTGTAGAAGCAATAAAAGTTGTTGATTGACTTGAGTAATGATGATTTCTACCCTCTGGGATTAGAAAGTAGACCGGCTGTACCAGAGGGGTTAATAGTTTCATATAGACCTGACCTAGAGCTTTCACTTAATACTCCTGTTCTTTCTTTACAGGTTGAAATTTATAAGAGTTTCCACCCAGGTGACATTGTTTTGGCCAAAGTGGTATCCTTTATTCCCAGCAAACTTGGGGTCCATTgtcaaaagaagaaatggaagtaGAGAAACAACTCAAGTGGCTCTGGGAGGGAAGACTTCCACccttcattttccttcaccagTGTTACATGACTAGATCTCCCTGGGTGACGCACAGTCCAACTACCTCCTTACCACTGCTGAAAACGAGCTCGGCGTGGTGGTGGCCCACAGCGAATCAGGTGAGTCGGTCTGTATTGCCACATGCTTACGTTTCCCTGGGAGCCATGGTTTGGGATTCATCCATTGTTTTCCTTCGTTTCCcttgttttatcattatttaggAAGTAATATAAGTGTAGATTCTTACTACTGAGATTATAATAATTCTCCTTATATAAATCTAAGGAAAGGGGAATAACTCCTACTTATCCCTCCATAAGTCAGtggaataaactttttttttttctgcatgacGTGAAGTTCATTAGGTAGCTTGGTGACACT includes:
- the EXOSC1 gene encoding exosome complex component CSL4 gives rise to the protein MAPPVRYCIPGERLCNLEEASPGSGTYTRHGYIFSSLAGCMTKSSENGALPVVSVMRETESQLLPDVGTIVTCKVSSINSRFAKVHILYVGSTPLKNSFRGTIRKEDVRATEKDKVEIYKSFHPGDIVLAKVISLGDAQSNYLLTTAENELGVVVAHSESGVQMVPISWCEMQCPKTHTKEFRKVARVQPEFLQT